The Gordonia iterans DNA window CGACACCCCGCTGGGCATCACCGATCCGCCCATCGACGAGCTGCTCGAGCGCACCTCCTCCAAGTACGCCCTGGTGATCTACGCGGCCAAGCGGGCTCGCCAGATCAACGACTACTACAACCAGCTGGCCGAAGGCCTGATGGAGTACGTCGGGCCCCTGGTGGAGCCGGGTGTGCACGAGAAGCCGCTCACCATCGCCCTGCGCGAGATCCACTCGGACCTGCTCGAGCACACCGAAGGCGAGTAAGCGCCGGTCATGAGTGACGGCCTCGCGCGCCGGCGCATCCTCGTCGGCGTAGGCGGCGGAATCGCCGCGTACAAGGTCTGTTCGGTCATCCGGCACTTCACCGAGGCGGGACACGACGTCCGGGTGATCCCGACCCGCAGTGCGCTTCGCTTCGTGGGTGCCGCGACTTTCGAAGCGCTCTCCGGCAACCCGGTCACCACCGAGGTGTTCGACGACGTCGACGAGGTGGCGCACGTCGCTCTCGGACGGGAAGCCGATCTGGTGGTGATCGCGCCGGCCACGGCCGATCTGATGGCCCGTGCGGCCGCCGGGCGCGCCGACGACCTGCTGACCGCCTCCCTGCTGACCGCGCGCTGCCCGGTGCTGTTCGTGCCGGCGATGCACACGGAGATGTGGGAGCACCCGGCGACTGAGGCGAACGTGGCGACCCTCCGCGCCCACGGCGCGACCGTCGCGACCCCCGCGTCGGGCCGGCTGACCGGCGCCGACACCGGGGCCGGACGGCTGCCCGAGCCCACCGAGATCGGACTGCTCGGCGATCTTCTGCTGACCCGTGCCGACGCGCTCCCGTACGACCTCGCCGGTCGGCGCGTGCTGATCAGCGCTGGCGGCACCCGTGAGGCACTCGATCCGGTGCGGTATCTCGGAAATCACAGTTCCGGCAAGCAGGGGTACGCCCTGGCGCGCGTGGCGGCGCAGCGCGGTGCGCACGTGACCCTGGTCTCCGGTGCGGTGAGCGAGCCCGGTGAGCCCGCCGCGGTCGACGTCGTGCACATCGATTCCGCACGGGACCTGGCCCGGGAGATGCAGGAGCGTGCCGCTGCCGCCGACGTGGTGATCATGGCCGCCGCCGTGGCCGACTTCCGGCCCACCGCGGTGGCCGGCGCCAAAATCAAGAAGGGCGATCAGGGCCCCGCGCCCATCGAACTGGCGACCAATCCGGACATCCTCGCGGGCCTGGTGCAGGCGCGCCGCGACGGTGTGATCCCGGTCTCCACGGTCATCGTCGGGTTCGCCGCCGAGACCGGCGATGCCGACGGCGGCGTGCTCGACCACGGCCGGGCCAAACTGCGCCGCAAGGGCTGTGACTTGCTGGTCGTGAACGCGGTCGGGGAGGGCCGCGCGTTCGGCACCGAGGACAACGCGGGATGGATCCTCACCTCCGAGGGAGCCGAGACCGCGCTGCCGTTCGGTTCCAAGACCTTGATGGCGAGCAGAATCCTTGACGAAGTAGCGTCAGTCGTGCGAGATAGTTAGGTCCCCCTGACCGATCAGGTCCGCCGACCTGGCCGATCTCCATTGCCAACCACTCCGGCGACCACCTCGCCGCACCCGAGAGGAACCGATGACCGCGTCAGCGTCCCGCC harbors:
- the rpoZ gene encoding DNA-directed RNA polymerase subunit omega yields the protein MSTETEIDVDLVEETVYDTPLGITDPPIDELLERTSSKYALVIYAAKRARQINDYYNQLAEGLMEYVGPLVEPGVHEKPLTIALREIHSDLLEHTEGE
- the coaBC gene encoding bifunctional phosphopantothenoylcysteine decarboxylase/phosphopantothenate--cysteine ligase CoaBC, with protein sequence MSDGLARRRILVGVGGGIAAYKVCSVIRHFTEAGHDVRVIPTRSALRFVGAATFEALSGNPVTTEVFDDVDEVAHVALGREADLVVIAPATADLMARAAAGRADDLLTASLLTARCPVLFVPAMHTEMWEHPATEANVATLRAHGATVATPASGRLTGADTGAGRLPEPTEIGLLGDLLLTRADALPYDLAGRRVLISAGGTREALDPVRYLGNHSSGKQGYALARVAAQRGAHVTLVSGAVSEPGEPAAVDVVHIDSARDLAREMQERAAAADVVIMAAAVADFRPTAVAGAKIKKGDQGPAPIELATNPDILAGLVQARRDGVIPVSTVIVGFAAETGDADGGVLDHGRAKLRRKGCDLLVVNAVGEGRAFGTEDNAGWILTSEGAETALPFGSKTLMASRILDEVASVVRDS